The genomic DNA ATCAGTTTTTTTAGGATGTGGGATAAGAGAATTCATGAAGATCATAGGTAAATCTTGAAATCTATCCCTCATCATACCTGGGGTGCGAATCTATACACATAAAGCGCAAGCTTTAACTCACCCATTCAACCGAAAGAGATATACATATTGTTTGTGTATTTATTTAAAAAAGACAATATATAAATAAAGATATGACGAAAATGCCCCTCATTTAACATTATTTTTAATGAGGTTAGAGAAATTGATAGACCTGACAATGATCTTGAAGCCTCAATGATTcagttgaaaagaaaaagattttgGGATGGATTTGGTAAAAGTGTCCAAaacacgagaaccaatgtgaacacaacaaaagatacctaaaaaaatctaaaaaacacacaaattctGTAATAAATTACCAGTATTAGACATTTTTACTTTCATTTATAttaccatccgtaatacaatactttttacattacccaATTTTATCGCCGTAAAAGTGattttgtcgatctaattaattgttttaatgtttgcACGTTTACTTTTTTATTAGAGACTcgttatttatatatttatgatGAACTTTTTCACTTTCGTGTTTATAATAATgtgtcttgattatttatttattaatattgatattaatactaataatagtataacaaaatataaaagtaacaaaaatattataaaataaaataacataaaaaacataattattacttttgacCTTAGAATaaaataatgtattaaaatacaTAATGATTACCAAATTTAATTAATTTAGTATATTAATCTATATGTTTGATGTATTTATTACACCCTTTTTATGTGTATTCAATATTTTCCCATTGGAAAAAACATACCATTAGCTTTCATTGAATAATAAGAAAGACATTGACGCCTAGTCTTTTGTTTATTGCAGGCCCTCAAATTTTCCATGAATATGACAATTTTACTTTTTCCACAAGTTGACCCGGAGACTCCATCATAGGTGGGGGCCAAGTTGATTTGATCGGATACAAGATTagttagggtgtaaggggtgctcacctaagaggtgagtcccctctcttacgtccaaccaatcctcgtgtgccacgtcaactctcCTTTTAAAGTctcctaacaccctaaattgatggcggcattcccctcttaggtgacttggtttttatttaaaaaaaaaaaaaaagaaaggttTTGATTGGTCCACTCATCCTCTTTCCTCCCCCTCTCTTCGGTGAACCCCCACCGGTTTCGCTCCCTCTCTCTACCTCACCGCTATGTTGGCGGTACCACCACTCTCGGTGGATCTACTCCCCGCATGGGGTTCCCGCTTACACACCGAACCCCTTATAGAGTATTAATCGGGTAGGATATAATTTAGGGTTTGGCTAAATGCACTCCCTTTTTTACTAGTCATACCCCCCtttctaaaaatataatttaaaaattgTCAAATTCCACCCCTCTAAACAATTATTGTGTTTCTATAATTTGAAGACACTTTCTCTTActattattttattatgtttCTATAAAACGtcattaaaattaacaaaaaTGATATTTTTTATACAATAAAAAAGTTTCagaactttttttttgaaaaaaaaaacagttacttttatatttaattatttcgTATTTTTGTTCTCTTATCTTTCTATTTCAATTTCAacttttattagtattattattatattaaattgttttttttaatataattaacaacttttatttattaaaagtaaTAAGACGTAAAAAGAGAATAAAACGTTATTTAAGTTGGCTGACTGGCTTTAAAGCTTCATTTAAATTTTGTATATCATTGTTTATACAAACTGAATTCGAATACCCACTTCAAGACGCTATAAACAAAAAAATCCATTTCAAAATTAAAATGACTCGCTTTAGTTTAAAACGTAAGAAAACGATTATTTTTCAAATAATCAAAAAAAGttcctttttaaataaaataacgtTTTAAAAGCAAatactagtaataataataattaaagataaaaaatgaaagaaaaacaaaagggtTTGAATTAAATTAATGTGAAAGTTGAAGGAGGGGGTACGTTCAGTAGAAAAAGGGGTACATTTAGCAGCACCCCCTGGTATACTCTAACACTCATAGGTGTTAATCCTAGTTGGTATCCGTTAACATCTGTTAAACCGTTCCTGAAGGGTATTAAGAGGCATTAAAAACTTCACATGTTAAAAAGTTAATTAGGAGAGAAAGGAAGGAAATCAAGCATTGCAAAATTTGTACACACACAACAACATGCTATATATAtctattttaattaattttaagggGCGTTAATGGGGTTAAACCATTTCCTTGGTGTGCGGTGAAGTGAAAAACAGTCAAATAGATGGTATGATGCCTACGTGTAGTTAAGGGATGTAAAAGTATACATTATAGCCTTAGGTGATACCTTTTTGTTTATTAGAAAATTAATATCATAGCATTTTACTTGCAGTATTAAAAGTTTTTATAGCACCAAAAGTATATTAATTAATATGTTGAAATAGCTAGAAAATTAAAACTTCGGAATTGTTAGAATCGAATGGGTGTACTTGAGAATTCAAGTCAATTTATGAGATGATTTTGATATTGAGTTTTGGGTAATAGGAGTTTCAAGATGAGTTTATTCCTAAACTAATGTTGGTGAAAAAAATAGTTACTAAaatgatatttttttttaaaatataaattaaaatggTGTTCTTTATTCATTTTGTATTTATATTTTAtcttgagtaaactgccattttggtccttgaggtttggttagttttgccactttagtccaaatttcaaacatgttgccattttggtccctgtagtttcgttttgttgccattttggtccaagtTTCAAATTTGACCAGATTTTTCAACTTAAAATCTGGTTTTTTGTCTTTATcctcaagggcattttggtcattttaggtTTATTATAACCTAATATTGATTAACACCATTAATATATAAACCTCACCATCACAAAAGATCCATCTTCTCAAACAATCACCGCCAAATTAAACCTCTGTCTTCTCaaacaatcaccaccaccactgaagatccaccaccaccaccaccgtcgccctcaccgcctccaccatcaccgccgcCACCGCCGACACCCTCACCTCCTCCACCTTCACCTCCTCCTGAATCGGATTTACTGTTCTTGTGAATCACCTCCATCAATCACCATCACCATTGaagatccaccaccaccaccgtcgccctcacctcctccaccatcaccgccaccaccCCCGACACCCTCACCTCCTCCACCTTCACCTCCTCCTGAATCGGATTTATTGTTCTTATGAATTACCTCCATAATTCACCACCACCACTGAAGATCCACCTCAGCTACGCCGCCGCCTTCATCTCCAAAACCACCTCAGTTACGCCGCCGCCTTCATCTCCGCCGTCGATCTGACGGAACCCCTTCATCTCCGCGGTTTCTTCATTGCTGATTTAGTAGGTTTGGTCGCCGATTTGATTGTCTGAGATTTTGAAGCCATAGGGTTAGGACAATTTGCTTTGGCGGTGGAATTTTGTGGCTGCTTTGATTTATGTGAGGGTTTTTGAGGGTTTTGTGTTTGGGAGGGTTGGCGGCAGTGGGATGGTGGTGTTGGCggcagtgggatggtggtggtggggatgatgcggtggtggtggtgggggtgggggtgtggtgtggtggtggtggtgcttgttGTTTTTTGTTCTGGCAGTGGCATTATTGTTGTTCTGGCAGTggcattattatttattaaatttgaGTTATAATAaatttaaatgaccaaaatacccttgagGATAAAGACAAAACAGGGGGGTTTAAGTTGGGGAATCTggccaaatttgaaatttggaccaaaatggcaacaaaaacgaAACCACAGGGCCCtaaatgtaaaaagtttgagatatggactaaagtggcaaaactggctaaacctcagggaccaaaatggcagtttactcttttatcTTTAATCAACATATTATACTTCTCTTTTATTTTATTACTGAATCAATACATTAATACATTTTTTTAATCAATATATTATACCTCTCTTTTATTTTATTACTGAGTCAGTACATTAATatatttttagtatatttttgtTTATACATTTTTATTCAACCGGCCcaaattttttacttttattttttcttcttcaatcaaaCTTTATAACTTTTCTTACAAACTcgtttttattcttttttttcttCGTTAAACTATGCCAAATACAATCAATAACAATAACTCCAGATAAACTTGAACAATAAATGAGAAACGTAACTATATTTCATTACGTGGCCTTGTTGAGCGAGCAAGCCCTTTTTATCTCATTCACATGATTGAACGGgaaaaaatattttcaaacagAACTTATTGAAAAGAAACCATTTTCAAAGAAAacttatttgaaaaaaaaatcataaaaatattcCCTTCCAATGACCTTCAGTATGAAAAAAATAGAAAGAAACTCCCATAAAAACAATTCAATGAAAATTCAATATTTGAAGACAAAGCACTACAAGATGAAATAAAAAGGACAACTTACATCATATATGTGTTGGAAGTAGTGTTTCTCGATAGCAAAGAGGGTTAACCGAAGGTCATGAAGAGATGATTCTTACAAAAAGTATAAATTAAAAGATAAATACAAAAACACTATTTTGTTAAATAGTTTTAAAGAaacaccattttggtaaatataTACTAATTTGAGAAAAAACTCGTTCCTGTTAAGTGGATAGCGACAACGCTAAAGTTGTTGAGGTTTAGGGTTGAGTTAGTGGTGTAGTGGTGGTACGTTGATGTTGGTGCACGGTGAAGGGTAAGTGATATGGGTAGAGAAGGGAATGTGGTGGGATATAAAAAGGTGTAAAATGACACTTTTGCCCTTCATGTGAGTGGCACATGACCTTAGTTAACAGATGAGATGGATGGTGGTTAGTATAAAGGACTTGGAGTGTGCAACATTTAATTATAAAGGATAGTCTCTGTGCTTTTTAAAGACAAATGACAAacaatatagttttatatattaataaagtACAATTTGTGTAAGTTACTCTTTCGGATATGTAGGTcccagatttttttttttataaagaataTCAAACAAGTCTGGGTTGACGGACAACCCAGACGAACCACATAATGAGTTATTGCACAGTAAATTACAAACGAAAATAATAAGGTTTTAAACTCGAAAGATCTATCATGCATGATCATGCTTCATCCTTTCCGTGAACGTCTCGAAGGAGATAGCATGTTAATAGTGTTCGTTTGTTCTCGTGCTTGACCGTACGTCCGGTTCCCGTCTTGTGTTACCTATTATTTAAAACCAATCAATCGGTTAATATTTAAGGCATTTAATCGAAACGGATTAACCAGAtaacaaaaacatttttttattatttatttttatttctacaACAATGTAGTTTAGTAAAAACCTACTTTATTTTCACCACCCTTACTGTAAGTCCCAAAACTTAATTAAAGCAAAATGAGTTTAACAATGGCAACGAAAAGGGTCAGACTTAAAATTTTGAACATGGTTAACATAATTCCCAAAAAGAACCAAGTTAAAATCCCAAGTTAAACACTACATACTTGTTCTAAGCGAACTATCATAACTACATACAAAACAAGAGTTTTTAAAGTAAAATATTTACACACTACACATGACCGTGAAAGTTTTCTACAAAAGTATTTGACCCATTTAGTCAAGTATCATTTCGGAAGCGTTTGTAGTGATGTGTTCGTTCCAAGCTTGCAATCAAcctaaggccatgtgtagtcataaagcccttttgtgggcgcgacacgtgtcgtgccacgtcacacaggggctttatggggcgttatgtcactagagcccgtagttataaagcccctacctcatcataaccaaagtgtaaaatgcagggaccaaagtgtaaaatgcagggaccaaagtgttttaatgcagggaccaaagtgtaaaatgagGGACCAAAGTGGAAAATGGAGAAATCATCACCACCATCTCGCGCCGCTATACACATCGCGCCTCCCCCATTTTTCCGACTGATGGCGCCCTCCGTGGCGGTGTGCCCGGCGCTATGCCGGCGCTATGGTTGGGCATACCGCCCCACTACACATAACCTAACAAGAGGATTTTCCTACCACCAAAACATTTAAAATTAGATACATCATAATAAAAGAATTCCAGTAGTTAAAATATGAACATTACATTACACATCATAAACATTCAATCTATTTTATTCAATTATTATAGACTCACTAAGTCGTTTAACGACTTAGATTCCATTACCTCCATACTTACTAATATGATTCTTGTAATCCTTTCGAATTCACAATGGATGTTCGTCCATCCTAAGTATGTTCAAATTCAATACTTTGACTCGTTCTTCATTTCGATGTTCTTATTCAATTGACCCATTTGTCGGGTCAAATACCATACTCTTCTAGTTTCGTCATGAGATGCACGTTTCATCTAAACCTCAACACGAAAAACACTCTGACATAATGGAACTACTTATAAGTTAAAGGAAAATACTTACCTCGATCGTGTGAGCTTTGTGATTTCTTGTCGCTTGGATCTTCGTCTTTCACACCTACACTTAACAATTTCATTCTTAGCTTTTTTCATAAAAACACTCTAACTCAACTGCATTCAATAAGACAACATCAAATATCACATACATTAACTTCTCACATTCCTATATGATATATCACAATAACTAATCATACAAGCACATAAAACATCTTTAGGGCATTTCATCCAGCACTTGGTCGGCATTCATTTTTTTTACTACATGGAAAGATATCTATCTTTATGTTGTTACATGCTATTGATATTCCACACATCAATTGCCTACCATTTATTTCTTCATGATATCATTTCATTCTAAAGACTCATCCTACCTTCACATTACTCAATTTGCATCAACATTTTACCAAAAGACTTTTTAATTTCATTGTAGTGTCAAACCCCACTTCATACAACGTAAGGGTTTTACCTAAAtgatatacatacacataatttACACACATTATTGTTCATATGTCGATTTCAAACCAATTTCCTACATCAATTTACATCATAGCAACATAACCCACATGAGATTTTGTAATTTCTTGTTTATCTTTCCTACAAACTTCACCAAATAAAAAATTGTAACTTACCTTGTGATTATCAAGCTTAGATGGTTAAGAGATGAGGTTCATGCACAAGATTGATCATCAATTTCTTCCTAATTTCTGAATTTTTTGTGTTTGAATAATAGAggttttttcttctttctctctcaatttaTGCACACACACGTACATACATCCTGcacatttcttttcttcttttttttaattaatcaCTTTTACTCATGTACACTTTCAGTCCCTATAAATTTAATGATTAGTGTTATTAGGCCACCACATTTCCTTTCTACTTAAAGGCTATAATGTTTAACTTAATTAGCTAATTTAAGTTACTACATTTCATTCTAAAATATTTAAATACACAAAATAGTTTCATTCAGATTTTTGGGTGTTTCAAGTCTACCCTCCTTAAAAGAGGTCTCATCCCCGAAACCTAGATACATACCAAATAAACCCGAGTAGTGTTCTCGCATTTCGTCTGCTGGTTCCCATGTGAGATCCGATCCCTTCCTGTGTTGCCATTGGACTAACACTTGCCTAATCTCTTTGTTATGTAGGATCTTTACTTTAGATTCGTTTATAGCCACCAGTCTTTCGATATAGTTCATTCTTTCGTCTACTTCAATGTCTTCAAGAAGTATATGAGGCGTTTCATCCGCAAGGCACTTTCGTAATTGTGACACATGGAAGGTGTTGTGAACCCCATCCAATGTCAGTGGTAATTCAAACTTGTACGCTAACTTTTCAATACGAGCTAAAACTTTGAACGACCCAATATATAGAGGGCCCAATTTTCCACGCTTATGGAATCGAATTACGCCTTTCCATGGGGAGACCTTCAACAATACccgatccccaacttgaaactcgaTAAGACGCCTTCTTTTATCGTCATAGGTTTTCGATCGGTCTTGTACCGCTTTTAACCGAGCCTGGACGAGATCAATCTTTTCATTAGTTTTTGCCACTACATCCATGGGCGCGAGCTCTCTTTGTCCCCCTTCCCCTAACACACAGGGGTTCTACATTTTCTTCCATGCAACGTTTCATACGGCACCATTTGAATGCTACTTTGATAGCTAAtgttgtacgaaaattccactaacgATAAGTGGTTGTCCTAGTTTCCCCCAAAATCCAAGACACACGCTCTTAGCATATCAACCAATGTTTGTAGGGTTCTTTCTGAGTGACCATCCATTTGGGGGTAGTATGCGATAATCAAGTGCAATTTGGTACCCATATCTTTGTGAAACCTTTTCTAATAACGAGAAGTAAAACTGGTGTCCCAATCCGATACAATGGCACCCCATGGCAGGAGATTATTCTGTTCACATAAATTTCGGCCATCTTTTCTGAAGAGTAAGTTTCCCGTATGGGTAGGAAATGGTCGCTCTTTGTGAGACGATCGACAATGACCCAAATGGCATCGTGTCCCTTCTTCATTTTGGGAAGTTTGGTTACCAAATCCACGGTTACATTCTCCTATTTCTATACCAGAATCTCCAACAGCTGCAAATTCCCATATGGTTTGATGTTCCTCCTTCACTTATGAGCATGTTAGGCATTTGGCCACATACATACTTGACAATGTCGCGTTTTATTCCCGGCCACCAACATTTCTTTTTAAATCCCGATACATTTTGGTGGTTCAAGGATGAACCGAGTATCGGGACTTATGTGCTTCCTCATGTATTAGAGTCTTCACATCACAAAAACGTGGTATCCAAATTCTCCCATAGCTTTATTGGGATTAAACCCTACCAATGGAACaattgattaaagccaaaaccggatcagatcagtggatccagaataagcagatgtttgtattCAAACTTTCCCCTTTGAAGTGGCTCTAACATCTGATGGATTCAACTACTGCCTTCCTAACTACTGCTGACCCAAAAGACTGATAAAGACGAAGTGCTAATGCTCAAACAACTACCTTGTCTCAAGTACTACTGAAGAACTAAAGCACTGCTGGAGCCTaagcagtggaatgaagaatcagtagTTTAGTTTATTTCTTTCTAATATATTGTAATCAGTTGTTTGC from Helianthus annuus cultivar XRQ/B chromosome 7, HanXRQr2.0-SUNRISE, whole genome shotgun sequence includes the following:
- the LOC110902374 gene encoding uncharacterized protein LOC110902374 codes for the protein MDVVAKTNEKIDLVQARLKAVQDRSKTYDDKRRRLIEFQVGDRVLLKVSPWKGVIRFHKRGKLGPLYIGSFKVLARIEKLAYKFELPLTLDGVHNTFHVSQLRKCLADETPHILLEDIEVDERMNYIERLVAINESKVKILHNKEIRQVLVQWQHRKGSDLTWEPADEMREHYSGLFGMYLGFGDETSFKEGRLETPKNLNETILCI